A portion of the Oxynema aestuarii AP17 genome contains these proteins:
- a CDS encoding GUN4 domain-containing protein, whose amino-acid sequence MTDSTTSPALDNDNALNELKNQLTSTSEKTQLQAIAQLSEAGEAGLELLQGFLLERRPAEPTVASGKAYQVLYNAEVPSAREFLQSHFPDGLIPLDGDGAIAFRDVQTHLAALEFQEADRLTVQTLCQLAGDAAQERKWLYFTEVDRIPSDALQTLDRLWRIYSEGKFGFSVQREIWLGVGKNWDKMWPKIGWKEGNHWTRYPNGFTWDLSAPKGHLPLSNQLRGVRVIERLLSHPAWE is encoded by the coding sequence ATGACTGACTCGACGACTTCCCCAGCTTTAGACAATGACAACGCTTTAAACGAACTGAAAAACCAATTAACATCGACCTCTGAAAAAACGCAACTCCAGGCGATCGCCCAGCTCTCAGAAGCGGGCGAAGCGGGTTTGGAACTGTTGCAAGGGTTTCTGCTCGAACGGCGACCAGCCGAACCGACCGTAGCTTCGGGAAAAGCGTATCAAGTGCTTTATAACGCCGAGGTTCCCAGTGCCCGAGAATTTTTACAGAGCCATTTTCCGGACGGATTGATTCCCTTAGACGGGGACGGGGCGATCGCCTTTCGCGACGTCCAAACTCACCTGGCGGCCCTGGAGTTTCAGGAAGCCGACCGCTTGACCGTGCAAACCTTGTGTCAGTTGGCCGGAGACGCTGCGCAAGAGCGAAAATGGCTGTATTTTACCGAAGTCGATCGCATTCCCAGCGACGCCCTGCAAACCCTCGATCGGCTGTGGCGCATTTATTCCGAAGGCAAATTCGGATTTTCCGTCCAACGCGAAATTTGGTTGGGGGTCGGCAAAAATTGGGATAAAATGTGGCCGAAAATTGGCTGGAAAGAGGGCAATCACTGGACGCGCTATCCGAATGGGTTTACCTGGGATCTGAGCGCTCCCAAAGGTCACCTGCCTCTGTCGAATCAGTTGCGCGGCGTTAGAGTCATCGAAC